A stretch of Paenibacillus peoriae DNA encodes these proteins:
- a CDS encoding 2-hydroxy-3-keto-5-methylthiopentenyl-1-phosphate phosphatase, which yields MSTAKKPVIFCDFDGTITNSDNIVAIMKHFQPAGCEPIMHQIVNGHTSIREGVGAMFALMPSEQKGEIISYVLGQAGIREGFARFLDYVREQQIEFFVTSGGIDFFIDPLLKPFDIPHDHVYCNKADFSEERIQITWPHPCEEPCTNDCGMCKTTVIRQYSPEQYERILIGDSLTDFEGAKIADLVYSRSHLTLKCQELGVPHVPFETFDDIIEDLKQKQEQGVL from the coding sequence ATGAGCACAGCAAAGAAGCCCGTCATTTTTTGCGATTTTGACGGGACAATTACGAACAGCGATAATATTGTCGCCATTATGAAGCATTTTCAGCCTGCAGGCTGTGAGCCCATCATGCATCAGATCGTAAATGGGCATACATCCATTCGTGAAGGCGTAGGTGCGATGTTCGCCTTGATGCCTTCGGAGCAAAAGGGCGAAATTATCTCATATGTACTTGGACAAGCTGGTATACGCGAGGGCTTTGCACGCTTTTTGGACTATGTACGGGAGCAGCAGATTGAATTTTTCGTTACCAGCGGCGGCATTGATTTTTTTATTGATCCATTGCTAAAACCATTCGATATTCCACACGACCACGTCTATTGCAACAAAGCAGATTTTTCCGAGGAGCGCATCCAGATTACGTGGCCGCATCCATGTGAGGAGCCGTGTACAAATGACTGCGGCATGTGTAAAACGACTGTGATTCGTCAATACTCTCCCGAACAATATGAACGGATTTTGATCGGCGACAGTCTGACCGATTTTGAAGGAGCTAAAATTGCCGATCTTGTGTACTCCCGTTCGCATCTGACTTTAAAGTGTCAAGAACTTGGCGTACCACATGTACCCTTTGAAACATTTGATGACATTATCGAGGATTTAAAGCAAAAACAGGAGCAAGGGGTGCTGTAA
- the asnS gene encoding asparagine--tRNA ligase, translating to MTNKSTIAQVGRHVGETVTIGAWVNNKRSSGKIQFLQLRDGSGYIQGVIVKSEVSEDIWNDAKSLTQESSLYVTGVVREEPRSQSGFELTVTGIDIIHLTENYPITPKEHGVDFLMDHRHLWLRSAKQRAVLIVRAEIIRAVQEFFNGNGFTKVDPPILTPSSAEGTTELFHIKYFDEDAYLTQSGQLYMEAAAMALGKVYSFGPTFRAEKSKTRRHLIEFWMIEPEMAFVDHEESLRVQEQFVSHIVQSVLKNCAKELETIGRDVSKLEQIQGEFPRITYDEAIAFLQGEGFDIPWGEDFGAPHETAIAERYNKPVFITHWPTHIKAFYMKPDPTRPEVVLCADMIAPEGYGEIIGGSQRIDDPALMEERFNEHNLAREAYQWYMDLRTYGTVPHSGFGLGLERTVAWICGLDHVRETIPFPRMLYRLYP from the coding sequence ATGACGAATAAAAGTACGATTGCCCAAGTGGGCCGCCATGTAGGGGAAACGGTTACAATCGGCGCTTGGGTAAACAATAAACGATCTAGTGGTAAAATTCAGTTTCTGCAACTGCGGGATGGCAGCGGGTATATTCAAGGGGTTATCGTGAAAAGCGAAGTGTCCGAGGATATTTGGAATGACGCCAAATCCTTGACTCAAGAGAGCTCCCTTTACGTTACTGGAGTGGTGCGTGAAGAACCGCGTAGCCAATCAGGCTTTGAATTAACGGTTACAGGCATTGACATTATTCATTTGACCGAAAACTACCCGATTACACCCAAAGAGCACGGTGTAGATTTCCTGATGGATCATCGTCACTTGTGGTTGCGTTCCGCCAAGCAACGTGCTGTTTTGATCGTACGGGCGGAAATTATCCGTGCTGTACAGGAATTCTTTAACGGCAACGGCTTTACGAAGGTGGACCCACCTATTTTGACTCCTTCTTCTGCAGAAGGCACAACAGAGTTGTTCCACATTAAATATTTTGATGAAGATGCGTATTTGACACAAAGCGGACAGTTGTACATGGAAGCCGCGGCAATGGCGCTGGGCAAAGTGTATTCCTTTGGTCCAACTTTCCGTGCGGAAAAGTCCAAAACACGTCGTCACCTGATTGAGTTCTGGATGATCGAACCTGAGATGGCTTTTGTGGATCATGAAGAATCCTTGCGCGTACAGGAGCAGTTTGTAAGCCATATCGTGCAATCTGTTCTGAAAAATTGTGCGAAGGAGCTTGAAACCATCGGACGCGATGTTTCGAAGCTGGAGCAAATTCAAGGCGAATTCCCACGTATTACGTATGATGAGGCGATTGCCTTCCTTCAAGGTGAAGGTTTCGATATCCCATGGGGGGAAGACTTTGGTGCTCCTCATGAAACGGCGATTGCCGAAAGATATAACAAGCCTGTGTTTATTACACATTGGCCGACACACATTAAGGCATTCTATATGAAACCAGACCCGACCCGTCCAGAGGTTGTTCTGTGTGCCGATATGATCGCTCCTGAAGGCTACGGCGAAATTATCGGGGGTTCCCAACGGATTGATGATCCAGCATTGATGGAAGAACGTTTTAACGAGCATAACTTGGCTCGTGAAGCCTACCAATGGTATATGGATCTGCGCACATATGGTACCGTTCCGCATTCTGGTTTTGGACTGGGCCTGGAGCGTACAGTAGCATGGATTTGTGGACTCGATCATGTACGTGAAACGATTCCGTTCCCACGTATGCTGTATCGTTTGTATCCGTAA
- a CDS encoding flavin reductase family protein: MISLNPDTLTGRENYKLLTGSIIPRPVAFVTTLSSEGVLNGAPFSYFSIVASEPPLLSVSVQRVDGVSKDTARNAMEHKAFVVHITDEDNVGAVNVTASRLSPQESEVTLAGLTPIKSTKIAVPGVTEAKIRMECILEQVIPLGGKEDTPACDLLIGRVVQYHLSEEAYQNTYVIAKELRPVSRLAGNNYAKLGEQFTLERPQ, encoded by the coding sequence ATGATTTCGTTGAATCCTGATACGCTTACAGGGCGTGAAAATTATAAGCTGTTGACCGGAAGTATTATCCCAAGGCCGGTAGCCTTTGTAACGACTTTGAGCAGCGAAGGGGTGCTGAATGGTGCGCCGTTCAGTTATTTTTCCATCGTTGCCTCCGAGCCGCCACTGCTGTCTGTATCCGTACAACGTGTCGATGGAGTATCCAAAGATACAGCACGTAATGCGATGGAGCATAAAGCTTTTGTCGTACATATCACAGACGAGGACAATGTGGGAGCGGTGAATGTGACGGCTTCCCGTTTGTCGCCGCAGGAGAGTGAGGTTACACTGGCAGGCCTTACCCCGATAAAAAGTACAAAAATCGCAGTTCCCGGTGTGACAGAAGCGAAAATACGCATGGAATGTATTCTGGAACAGGTGATACCGCTAGGAGGCAAAGAGGACACACCTGCTTGTGATCTGTTAATCGGACGCGTAGTGCAGTATCATTTATCCGAGGAAGCGTACCAAAATACGTATGTGATTGCTAAGGAGTTGCGTCCAGTAAGTCGGTTGGCTGGGAATAATTATGCGAAGCTAGGAGAGCAATTCACGCTGGAGCGTCCCCAATAG
- the proC gene encoding pyrroline-5-carboxylate reductase, producing MCESQTKVLINEQITFFGAGSMAEAIIRGMTARSVVKRSGITVINRSNQARLEELQKQYGVLYQTEDAAKTELLRRSPVIVLAMKPKDAAQALGQLGPLLSDEQLIISVIAGLSIRTMQTLLGRKQPIARTMPNTSSSIGLGATGISFSKEISENQRKNVLTMFESVGTVTVIEEEKMDVLTGISGSGPAYVYYLMEAMIAGGIRGGLTPEQAHELTVQTALGAARMVQQTGEEPSALRHKIMSPNGSTVAALEMLDKGDFYETVIAAVQRCAERSREMGAVLKEGIE from the coding sequence ATGTGTGAATCACAAACGAAAGTTTTAATTAACGAGCAAATTACGTTTTTCGGGGCAGGATCAATGGCAGAGGCTATTATTCGTGGAATGACGGCACGTTCTGTCGTTAAACGTAGTGGTATTACCGTTATCAACCGCAGTAATCAGGCTCGTCTTGAGGAACTCCAAAAGCAATATGGAGTCTTGTACCAAACCGAGGATGCCGCCAAAACCGAGCTTCTGCGTCGTTCTCCAGTCATTGTGCTTGCCATGAAGCCCAAGGATGCTGCACAAGCACTTGGACAGCTCGGCCCACTTCTGTCTGATGAGCAGCTGATCATATCGGTCATCGCTGGATTGTCCATTCGTACGATGCAAACCTTACTGGGTCGCAAGCAGCCGATCGCACGGACGATGCCCAATACATCCAGCTCGATTGGGCTGGGAGCTACAGGCATTAGCTTTTCCAAAGAGATCAGCGAAAACCAGCGTAAAAATGTGCTTACGATGTTCGAATCTGTAGGTACGGTGACGGTTATAGAGGAAGAGAAAATGGATGTTTTGACCGGGATATCTGGAAGCGGCCCTGCCTATGTCTACTATCTGATGGAAGCCATGATTGCCGGGGGAATTCGTGGTGGCTTGACCCCTGAGCAAGCGCACGAACTAACGGTGCAAACCGCGCTTGGAGCGGCACGCATGGTACAGCAAACCGGAGAGGAGCCTTCTGCCCTTCGCCACAAAATCATGTCTCCTAATGGCTCTACGGTAGCTGCATTGGAAATGCTGGACAAAGGTGACTTCTATGAAACGGTGATTGCGGCGGTGCAGCGGTGCGCTGAACGATCCCGCGAGATGGGAGCTGTACTCAAGGAGGGAATTGAATGA
- a CDS encoding methylthioribulose 1-phosphate dehydratase has protein sequence MSFNLADISLEEKRRALEELADVKELFASRNWFPGTSGNLSIRIGDFHPEQFYFAVTASGKDKTKRTPEDFLFVDQYGKAAEATNLKPSAETLIHCEIYRLTGCGAVFHVHTVFNNLISEYYGEQSAVPIQGIELIKAFNIWEENAAIDIPVLPNYADIASIARLVSGVLNDQVPGILLRNHGIYAWGRDVFEAKKHLEAFEFLFETTYRSLLLKTLK, from the coding sequence ATGAGTTTTAACTTGGCAGACATTTCATTGGAAGAAAAACGCCGCGCACTGGAAGAGCTCGCTGATGTCAAAGAACTATTCGCATCTCGCAACTGGTTCCCAGGCACAAGCGGTAATCTGTCGATCCGAATCGGTGACTTTCACCCCGAACAATTTTATTTTGCAGTTACCGCCAGCGGCAAGGATAAGACCAAACGCACTCCTGAGGATTTTCTGTTCGTAGACCAATACGGAAAAGCAGCAGAAGCCACAAACCTCAAGCCAAGTGCAGAGACGCTCATCCATTGCGAAATTTACCGCCTGACAGGCTGTGGAGCAGTTTTTCATGTGCATACCGTGTTTAACAATCTGATTTCCGAATATTATGGTGAGCAAAGCGCTGTACCTATCCAAGGTATTGAGCTGATCAAGGCTTTTAACATTTGGGAAGAAAATGCTGCGATTGATATTCCTGTGCTGCCTAATTACGCGGATATTGCCTCGATTGCCAGGCTGGTGTCTGGTGTACTGAATGATCAGGTGCCTGGAATTTTATTGCGTAACCACGGCATTTATGCGTGGGGCCGTGATGTATTTGAGGCTAAAAAGCATTTGGAGGCGTTTGAATTTTTGTTTGAAACGACGTATCGCTCCCTGCTGCTGAAAACTTTGAAGTAA
- a CDS encoding RNA polymerase sigma factor, with product MSFLNYFFEICRGRKFPGVYSIGKGESVIDIERIIERIRSGDRQAFREIVELYSKHVFHIAYSVLHDSKEAEDAAQEAFVQVYKSLPQYRNEGFKTWLSRIALHKALDIKRKQDRRPAELIDVAQSLVQLPSRDEDVLARLIREEQIKELSQKIAQLPQQHRDIIQAYYMQGKTYDQIAEETQVALKTVESRLYRARLWIRNHWKEEEWQ from the coding sequence GTGTCCTTTTTAAATTATTTTTTCGAAATATGCAGGGGAAGGAAATTTCCTGGCGTCTATAGTATTGGGAAGGGGGAGAGCGTCATTGATATAGAGAGAATCATTGAACGAATACGGTCTGGTGACCGGCAGGCGTTCCGTGAGATCGTAGAGCTGTACAGCAAGCATGTATTTCATATCGCCTATTCGGTGCTGCATGACAGCAAGGAAGCAGAAGATGCCGCGCAGGAGGCATTCGTTCAGGTGTACAAGTCTCTCCCCCAGTACCGGAACGAAGGTTTTAAAACGTGGCTGAGCCGAATTGCGCTCCACAAAGCGCTGGATATTAAGCGCAAACAGGACAGACGCCCCGCAGAGCTAATAGACGTCGCACAATCCCTTGTACAGCTCCCTTCCCGGGATGAGGATGTGCTGGCTCGTCTCATCCGCGAGGAGCAAATTAAAGAACTATCGCAAAAAATCGCTCAGTTGCCCCAGCAACATCGGGATATTATTCAAGCCTACTATATGCAGGGCAAAACCTACGACCAAATTGCAGAAGAGACGCAGGTAGCTTTAAAAACGGTAGAGTCGAGACTCTACCGGGCGCGACTATGGATTCGAAACCACTGGAAGGAGGAGGAATGGCAATGA
- a CDS encoding 2,3-diketo-5-methylthiopentyl-1-phosphate enolase → MSYCLATYRVYDDKADFNQKAQSIAIGMTVGSWTELPQAKRDAMQKHLGSVHSVDIHDGGPGERYADLTITYPDVNFSRDIPALLVTVFGKISMDGRIKLTKLGFSEAFRSAFPGPKFGISGLREQLGVHDRPLLMSIFKSVIGLNLDELREQFTRQALGGVDLIKDDEILFENALTPIEKRVEACIKAAEAAERETGKKLLYAANLTGPTSQLKTQALKAIDAGANALLFNVLAYGYDVLHELSSDPAVSVPIAAHPSLAGAAYPSPHYGISASVLLGQLMRLAGADLVLFPSPYGSVTMPREENMAIRDELITPDLPLKASMPVPSAGIHPGLVPLIVRDFGTDVVVNAGGGIHGHPLGTEAGGRAFVQAIEAVQQNVPLAEYARTHPELQSALDIWGGER, encoded by the coding sequence ATGAGCTATTGCTTGGCGACCTACCGGGTATACGATGACAAAGCCGATTTTAACCAAAAGGCCCAATCTATTGCCATCGGCATGACGGTGGGCAGCTGGACTGAGCTCCCGCAAGCCAAACGGGACGCGATGCAAAAGCATCTTGGCTCGGTTCATTCTGTGGATATTCACGATGGAGGTCCTGGTGAACGGTACGCCGACCTGACCATCACTTACCCGGATGTCAACTTCAGCCGGGATATTCCCGCACTGCTGGTCACAGTCTTCGGCAAAATTTCGATGGACGGCCGAATTAAACTAACGAAGCTGGGTTTCTCGGAAGCCTTCCGCTCTGCTTTTCCCGGACCGAAATTCGGTATCAGCGGCTTGCGCGAGCAGCTCGGCGTGCATGATCGCCCTCTGCTCATGAGCATTTTCAAATCTGTGATTGGCCTCAATTTGGACGAACTTCGTGAACAGTTTACCCGGCAGGCTCTCGGCGGTGTCGATCTGATCAAGGATGACGAGATCTTGTTTGAAAATGCGCTGACACCAATTGAGAAACGAGTCGAAGCCTGCATCAAAGCTGCCGAAGCGGCTGAGCGCGAAACCGGTAAAAAGCTGCTGTATGCGGCTAATTTAACGGGGCCGACCTCGCAGCTTAAGACGCAAGCTCTCAAGGCCATCGACGCGGGTGCCAACGCGTTACTGTTTAACGTGTTGGCCTACGGTTACGATGTGCTGCATGAACTTAGCAGCGATCCCGCCGTCTCGGTGCCAATTGCTGCTCATCCTTCGTTGGCGGGAGCTGCTTATCCGTCGCCACATTATGGTATATCGGCGTCCGTTCTACTTGGTCAGCTTATGCGGCTGGCTGGCGCTGACCTCGTCCTCTTCCCTTCTCCCTACGGCTCAGTGACGATGCCGCGTGAGGAAAACATGGCGATCCGCGATGAACTGATCACCCCTGATCTACCGCTGAAGGCCAGCATGCCTGTCCCTTCCGCAGGGATTCACCCGGGCCTCGTGCCGTTAATTGTACGTGACTTTGGTACTGACGTTGTTGTCAACGCCGGGGGTGGGATTCACGGCCATCCGCTAGGTACAGAAGCCGGTGGGCGCGCCTTTGTGCAGGCGATTGAAGCCGTACAGCAGAATGTCCCGCTGGCAGAATACGCCCGTACTCACCCCGAGCTGCAATCTGCGCTTGACATATGGGGAGGTGAACGATGA
- a CDS encoding DnaD domain-containing protein encodes MTGSFDKTSAAEWAEGVAFAMEAGMVQIPYALLKHYRTLRLADGEMLLLMQLLAFKQAERNEFPTWEQLQARIGCTANEIALYFSKLMKEGFLRIDSVEDRSSSVQFERYNLTGLYRKLAECMIAERNEQHDEDDILFAGKPDLLNGISESPLTEERNLFTIFEKEFGRPLSPMEYETITSWVDQDRYPEELILLALKEAVFAGKVHFRYIDRILLEWSRNRVRNAQDAKEYAQRFRGGGRN; translated from the coding sequence ATGACCGGATCATTCGACAAGACATCAGCGGCAGAATGGGCGGAGGGAGTAGCCTTTGCTATGGAAGCCGGAATGGTCCAGATTCCCTACGCCCTGCTCAAGCATTATCGAACACTTCGGCTGGCAGATGGCGAAATGCTGCTACTGATGCAGTTGCTTGCCTTCAAACAAGCGGAACGTAATGAATTTCCGACATGGGAACAATTGCAGGCCCGTATCGGATGCACTGCGAATGAAATCGCACTCTATTTCAGTAAGCTCATGAAAGAAGGATTTTTGAGAATTGATTCCGTAGAAGACCGCAGTTCATCTGTACAATTCGAACGTTACAATTTGACGGGGCTGTATCGTAAGTTGGCAGAATGTATGATCGCCGAGCGTAACGAGCAGCACGATGAAGATGACATTTTGTTTGCCGGAAAGCCGGATTTACTGAATGGAATATCGGAATCCCCGCTTACAGAAGAACGGAATTTGTTCACGATTTTCGAGAAAGAATTCGGGCGACCATTATCACCGATGGAATACGAGACGATCACCAGCTGGGTGGATCAGGATCGGTATCCCGAGGAGCTTATTTTGCTGGCTTTGAAGGAAGCGGTATTTGCAGGGAAGGTACATTTCCGGTATATAGACCGTATTTTGCTGGAGTGGAGCCGAAACCGTGTCCGTAATGCACAGGATGCCAAAGAATACGCCCAGCGATTCCGTGGTGGCGGACGCAATTAA